Proteins co-encoded in one Chloroflexota bacterium genomic window:
- a CDS encoding PRC-barrel domain containing protein — protein MEFPLNVDVHCADGYCGRSTHIILNPVTEQVSHFVVQERQSPGIERLVSIMLIATTAAEVILLRCSKEEFAKLEAFNEPDFIYADVPQHTTSPNLTMLWPYVLPVKRIIDEKIRRIPPGELAVRRGARVRATDGWVGTVDEFLVGPVSGNITHLVLREGHLWKEKDVTIPVAQIDHIEEKVVYLTVNKETIAAMPSVPVKRRWK, from the coding sequence ATGGAATTTCCCCTGAATGTGGATGTGCATTGCGCCGATGGGTATTGTGGCCGCTCCACGCATATCATTCTGAATCCCGTCACTGAGCAAGTCAGCCACTTTGTTGTCCAGGAACGTCAATCGCCGGGCATCGAGAGGCTGGTTTCAATCATGCTGATTGCTACCACAGCGGCTGAAGTCATCTTGCTGCGTTGCTCAAAAGAAGAATTTGCGAAATTAGAAGCTTTCAACGAACCAGACTTTATCTACGCTGATGTACCTCAGCATACCACCTCGCCGAACCTGACAATGCTCTGGCCTTACGTACTGCCGGTGAAACGCATCATTGACGAAAAAATCCGGCGCATCCCCCCGGGCGAGTTGGCTGTTCGTCGGGGTGCGCGGGTGCGTGCCACCGACGGCTGGGTTGGCACGGTAGATGAGTTTCTGGTTGGCCCGGTGAGTGGCAACATCACCCATTTGGTATTGCGTGAGGGACATCTGTGGAAAGAAAAGGATGTCACTATACCTGTTGCGCAAATCGATCATATTGAAGAGAAAGTTGTTTACCTGACGGTAAATAAAGAAACCATTGCCGCTATGCCCAGCGTGCCTGTCAAGCGGCGCTGGAAGTAA
- a CDS encoding alanine--glyoxylate aminotransferase family protein, with amino-acid sequence MSNYRDLNTSARILLGPGPSMVSPRVLRAMAQPPVGHLDPQFLEVMGDVQALLRYVFQTENQLTIPVSGTGSAAMEAALCNFIEPGDDVLIAVNGYFGERLVDMAGRYGAQVDRIDRPWGEVFTPEEVEATLKQKRYKLMAIVHAETSTGALQPQVAEIAAAAHRHGALLVLDTVTSLGGVPVEIDAWDVDVAYSGTQKALSCPPGLSPLTVGSRAREVLVNRKTKVANWYLDMSLLTKYWGSERTYHHTAPINMNYALREALRIVDEEGLEARFVRHRAFAELLWQGLEDLGLPPRVPIEYRLPTLTTPQLPEGVEDAAVRKQLLSEYNIEIAGGFGPLAGKIWRIGLMGYSSRRENVTLLLAALKELL; translated from the coding sequence ATGAGTAATTATCGCGACCTCAACACCTCTGCACGCATTCTATTAGGGCCAGGCCCCAGCATGGTTTCGCCGCGCGTGCTGCGCGCCATGGCTCAGCCCCCTGTGGGGCATCTGGACCCGCAGTTTCTGGAAGTAATGGGCGATGTGCAGGCCTTACTGCGCTATGTTTTCCAAACCGAAAACCAGCTCACCATCCCCGTTTCGGGGACGGGCAGCGCGGCGATGGAAGCTGCTTTGTGTAACTTCATTGAGCCCGGCGACGATGTTCTTATCGCCGTAAATGGCTATTTTGGTGAACGTCTCGTGGATATGGCTGGCCGCTATGGCGCGCAAGTGGATCGCATTGACCGCCCCTGGGGCGAGGTTTTTACTCCCGAAGAAGTGGAAGCCACCCTCAAGCAAAAGCGCTATAAACTCATGGCGATTGTCCACGCGGAGACCTCCACCGGCGCGTTGCAGCCGCAGGTTGCCGAGATTGCCGCCGCAGCGCATCGTCACGGCGCTTTGCTGGTGCTGGATACAGTCACTTCATTGGGCGGCGTTCCCGTAGAGATCGATGCCTGGGATGTGGATGTGGCCTACAGTGGCACACAGAAGGCGCTCTCCTGTCCCCCTGGTTTATCGCCGCTGACGGTTGGCTCCCGCGCTCGCGAGGTGCTTGTCAATCGCAAAACAAAAGTTGCCAATTGGTACCTGGATATGAGCTTGCTGACCAAGTATTGGGGCAGCGAGCGCACCTATCATCACACCGCGCCGATCAATATGAATTATGCTTTGCGCGAAGCCTTGCGCATTGTGGATGAAGAAGGGCTGGAAGCTCGCTTCGTGCGTCACCGTGCCTTTGCCGAATTGCTCTGGCAAGGTTTAGAAGACTTGGGATTGCCCCCACGCGTTCCGATTGAATATCGTCTGCCTACGCTGACCACCCCGCAATTACCCGAGGGTGTTGAAGATGCGGCTGTGCGCAAACAATTGCTAAGTGAATATAATATCGAGATCGCGGGTGGCTTTGGCCCTCTGGCTGGTAAAATTTGGCGCATCGGCCTGATGGGGTATAGCAGCCGCCGCGAGAATGTCACGCTGTTGTTGGCAGCGCTGAAAGAATTATTGTAG
- a CDS encoding ABC transporter ATP-binding protein: protein MAKILEVKDLVTKFYTLDGVVNAVNGVSFDLEEGETLAIVGESGSGKSVTMMSLLGLIPMPPGKIEGGTAHFTGVGGRHDLLQMTPEELREVRGGQIGFVFQDPISTLNPILTIGEQIAETLTRHKGMTKDEARKHTIKLLGQVGIPDPELRYKAYPFQFSGGMRQRVVIAIAIACTPQIIIADEPTTALDVTVQAQIVELFKQLREALDVAVIWITHDLGVVAGIAERVLVMYGGRPAEIASVDDLYERPQHPYTLGLLGALPRLDARESKRLVSIQGAPPDLLLPLQHCPFAWRCDFAFERCWQEIPSLITVGERHETSCFYDLEKGAPRDV, encoded by the coding sequence ACCCTGGATGGTGTCGTTAACGCCGTCAATGGTGTCAGCTTTGATCTGGAAGAAGGCGAAACCCTGGCAATTGTGGGCGAAAGCGGCAGTGGCAAGAGCGTTACCATGATGTCGTTGCTGGGCCTGATCCCGATGCCCCCGGGCAAGATTGAAGGTGGCACGGCACACTTCACCGGTGTTGGGGGACGTCACGATTTGTTACAGATGACGCCCGAAGAACTGCGCGAAGTGCGCGGGGGGCAGATTGGGTTTGTGTTTCAGGACCCCATTTCTACACTGAACCCGATTCTGACGATTGGCGAGCAAATCGCAGAGACGCTTACGCGCCACAAAGGCATGACCAAAGATGAAGCCCGGAAACACACGATCAAACTTCTGGGCCAGGTGGGCATCCCCGACCCTGAGTTGCGCTACAAAGCCTATCCGTTCCAATTTTCTGGGGGTATGCGCCAGCGAGTGGTTATCGCCATCGCCATCGCCTGTACTCCCCAGATCATTATCGCTGATGAGCCAACGACTGCGTTGGATGTAACCGTTCAGGCTCAAATTGTAGAATTGTTTAAACAGTTGCGCGAAGCTTTGGATGTAGCTGTGATTTGGATTACGCACGATTTGGGCGTTGTGGCCGGGATCGCTGAACGGGTTTTGGTGATGTATGGCGGCAGGCCAGCGGAAATTGCTTCGGTAGATGATCTATACGAGCGCCCTCAACATCCCTATACTTTGGGTCTGCTCGGTGCGTTGCCCCGTCTGGACGCGCGCGAATCAAAGCGACTGGTGAGCATACAGGGTGCGCCCCCTGATTTGCTGCTGCCGTTGCAACACTGCCCCTTTGCGTGGCGTTGTGATTTTGCCTTTGAGCGTTGCTGGCAAGAGATACCTTCCCTGATCACGGTGGGCGAACGCCACGAAACGTCATGTTTCTACGATCTGGAGAAAGGAGCGCCGCGTGATGTCTGA
- a CDS encoding ATP-binding cassette domain-containing protein, whose amino-acid sequence MSDNGTLVQVANLKKHFPINGGILGRQVGAVKAVDGISFDIMRGETLGMVGESGCGKSTAGRAILQLHKPTAGQVIYDGADLTTMNAETLRVLRPKMQMIFQDPYATLNPRHPVKKIVGEPLVIHGRMKKGSAELSDRVAELLELVGMDPAYMRRFPHEFSGGQRQRIGIARALSLNPDFIVCDEPISALDVSIQAQVVNLMQDLQERLGVAYLFIAHDLSMVKHISHRIVVMYLGKVMELTERNTLFDDPLHPYTQSLNSAVPVPDPKTERARQRFILKGDPPSPANPPSGCVFHTRCPLTVEKCIRIEPEFREITPGHFATCHLADEKGSSKIPEQADLS is encoded by the coding sequence ATGTCTGATAATGGAACCTTAGTGCAAGTAGCGAATCTCAAAAAACATTTCCCGATTAATGGAGGAATCCTCGGTCGTCAGGTTGGCGCTGTCAAAGCCGTGGATGGCATATCATTTGATATTATGCGCGGTGAAACGCTGGGGATGGTTGGCGAGAGTGGCTGTGGCAAATCCACCGCTGGGCGTGCTATCCTGCAATTGCACAAGCCCACTGCGGGCCAGGTTATTTATGATGGCGCAGACCTTACAACAATGAATGCCGAAACGTTACGTGTTCTGCGGCCCAAGATGCAAATGATCTTTCAGGACCCCTACGCCACTCTCAACCCGCGCCATCCGGTGAAGAAAATCGTGGGTGAACCATTGGTGATCCACGGCAGAATGAAAAAAGGCAGCGCCGAATTGAGTGATCGGGTAGCTGAATTGCTGGAATTGGTTGGTATGGATCCCGCCTATATGCGTAGATTTCCGCACGAGTTTTCTGGCGGTCAGCGACAACGCATAGGCATTGCCCGCGCCCTTTCGCTAAATCCAGACTTCATTGTCTGTGACGAACCGATCTCGGCGTTGGATGTGTCGATCCAGGCTCAGGTGGTGAATCTGATGCAGGATTTGCAAGAGCGATTGGGCGTCGCCTACTTATTTATTGCGCACGACTTGAGCATGGTGAAGCATATCTCGCATCGGATTGTGGTGATGTATCTGGGCAAGGTAATGGAGTTAACTGAACGTAATACTCTATTTGATGACCCCTTGCATCCGTATACCCAATCGCTCAACTCTGCGGTGCCAGTTCCCGATCCCAAAACAGAGCGCGCGCGGCAGCGGTTCATCCTCAAAGGTGATCCGCCCAGTCCGGCGAATCCGCCTTCGGGCTGTGTTTTTCACACGCGCTGCCCGTTGACGGTTGAGAAATGCATCAGGATCGAACCCGAGTTTCGGGAAATCACCCCCGGGCATTTTGCAACCTGCCATCTAGCTGATGAAAAGGGCAGCAGCAAGATACCGGAACAAGCAGACCTGAGCTGA